GTGGTTGATTTTGCTCGGTCTCAGCTATTTACTGGCCGTCCTCAGCGTACCCTCCGTGCTATTGCAGCGCCGCGGCAAACCTCACACGGCCGTCAGTTGGCTGCTGGTGTTGTTCGCGCTGCCGGGGTTGGGATTGTTTCTGTGGTGGGCGATTGGCCGCAAACATCTGGAGCGACAGCGCCACAAGCGCCGCAAAGCCGCGGCGCAAACGGCCTTTTCGATGACGCGGCTGCGCGGCGAAATTGGCGCGGGGGGCGAGCCTGACCGGCGGCTGCTACCAATTCAGCATATGCCCGCCGAAGAAGCCGAATGGGTCTTTCCACCCACGATGAACAACCGCGTGCAGCTATTGATCGATGCCGCCGAAACCTATCCGGCGATCGAAGCCGCCATTCGAGCCGCCCGCGAACACGTTCATCTTGCGTTCTACATCTGGAACGATGACGCAACGGGTAGATCTTGGCGCGATCTGCTGATAGATACGGTTCGCCGCGGCGTGAAAGTGCGGCTGTTGCTCGACGGATTGGGGAGCCGTTTCGCGGTGCGGCGCCATCTCATGCGCCCGCTGGTCGAAGCCGGCGGCGAAGTAGCGGTGTTTCTGCCGCTGACGCTCTTCAGCTTGCGGCCGACGATCAATTTTCGCAACCACCGCAAGATCGTTGTCGTCGATGGCTCCACAGGTTTCCTCGGCGGTTTGAATATCGGCGACGAGTATCAAGCAATGTGGCACGATTTGGGAATGCAGCTCGAAGGCCCTGTCGTCGATCAATTACAAGAAACCTTTGTTGAAGATTGGTATTTCGCCACCAATCGAGAAATCGTCTCGCCACACCTCTTTTCGCAGCGGCCGTCGGCGGGCGAAGCGGCCAGGTTGCAAGCGGTGGACGATGCTCATGCCGTT
This window of the Pirellulales bacterium genome carries:
- the cls gene encoding cardiolipin synthase, with translation MWIWAVQHPAAGPINWWLILLGLSYLLAVLSVPSVLLQRRGKPHTAVSWLLVLFALPGLGLFLWWAIGRKHLERQRHKRRKAAAQTAFSMTRLRGEIGAGGEPDRRLLPIQHMPAEEAEWVFPPTMNNRVQLLIDAAETYPAIEAAIRAAREHVHLAFYIWNDDATGRSWRDLLIDTVRRGVKVRLLLDGLGSRFAVRRHLMRPLVEAGGEVAVFLPLTLFSLRPTINFRNHRKIVVVDGSTGFLGGLNIGDEYQAMWHDLGMQLEGPVVDQLQETFVEDWYFATNREIVSPHLFSQRPSAGEAARLQAVDDAHAVCSLLASGPHTPHNFTHDAMFLAITQAQQRIYITTPYLIPEESTLAALRTAVYRGVDVQVMVPANNDVRLVQWAGRSYYPDLIGAGVRLFEFLPKILHAKSVAIDDEFSIVGSANIDVRSFRLNFEASCLARSKSLNRRLVELFVSNLGQSREVTDDELRKRSYLAQLGDAAAHLLSPLL